The sequence GATGCACGGGCGCGATGTCCAGGAAGGCCAGGACCGTGTCCGATTCAAAGACCTTGGCACAGGGAATTTCCCCAGCCACGATCTTGCAAAATATACACTCGGAATCCACAATCGACATTCGTCTTTTCCCTCCGTCAAAACCGAATTCCAAGCGTTTCAACGGCATGGAATCCGCGGCCTTTCAATGACAGTTTTTGACCGTTACTCGTATTCATACTAGGGATATCCAGTTAAATCAAGTCAGTTCGTACACTTTCCTGAAAACCCTTGCCCCGCAAGGGTTGCCGAGAAGTCTAGATATAGTCTGAAAAATCGGACAGTTGACCGAATCCAGGCAATTGAAATTATTATCCAAGTTAATTGCGGAACAATTTCAGTCTGTTGCGGCATCCGTTGAGAAAAGCCCCAGCATTGCAGGCAAATAAGGCACACCAAGGGCAAACAATCATGTTTTCGGGCGAGCCGGGACGCCCACCACGGTCAGGCCCGGGACCACGTCACCCAGCACCACCGCACCGGCACCCGCCACGGCCCGGTCACCCATGACCACGCCAGGCAAGACCGCTGCGCCCAGTCCGACCAGGACGCCGCTGCCGATCCGTACCCCGCCCGCCAGTTTTGCGCCTGGCGCAACGTGCACATGGTCCTGGATTTGGCAGTCATGATCCGTGACGCTGCCCGTATTTAAAATGACGTTGTCGCCAATCACGGTTCCGGTATTGACGATGGCCCCCGCACAGACCATGCAGCCCCGGCCCATAACCACGTCCGGAGCGATGACAGCCGAAGGATGAATCGCATTGACCAACGTTTCACCTTGAGCCGCGAAGTCCGTGAAGAGCCGCTCCCGGATACGGTTGTCGCCAACGGCCACCACCAGCCCGTCATGGGGGATGGAGCCGACCGCAGCGTCGGAGCCGAGCACGGGAAGTCCCATGGGGCCGACCTCGCCCGGGTCCAGGTCCGAGGTTATGAAACCCAGCGGTTCCATGCCGTCCATGGCCCGCAGGATGTCCGCAACCACACGGGCATGGCCCCCGCCGCCGATAATAAGTATCTTCATAATTGCCTCTTTGAAGCCGCCCCGTCCCAGTGAAAAACCTGGGATTCCAGAGCGGTGGTTACACCCCGAGTCCTACCCGCTTTGTTTTTTTGGTGTCAACCGACGACGTCCCATTGCACACGCTTGACGGCCCCTCCGGGCGAAGGTATCCCGTTGCCACTGAAATATGATATCATCGTGCAGGCAAAACGTCTGCTTACGCACTGCATAAGGAGCTATTCATGACCAAGACCGGCATTCTCTTCCCCGGACAAGGATCCCAGGAAAAGGGCATGGGCCGCGACGTGGCCGAGGCGGACTCCGCCGCCCTGGACCTCTGGAAGCTGGCCGAGCGCGAGTCCGGCCTGGCCCTGCGCGAAATCTACTGGGACGGGGAACCGGCCGACATGGCCGACACCCGCGCCCTGCAACCCGCCCTGACCGTGGTCAACCTGACCTTGTGGCTTGCCGTCAAGGACAAGCTCGCTCCTGCGGCCACGGCAGGACACTCCTTGGGAGAGTTTGCCTCCCTGGGCGCGGCCGGAGTCCTCGGCGTGGAGGACTGCATCCGGGCCGTCACCCTGCGCGGACGGCTCATGGCCGATTGCGGCGGCGAGGGCCACGGGATGGCCGCCGTGGTCAAGCTGGCCCAGGACCAGGTCGAAGAGATCGTGGCCCAGGCCGTGAAGGAGTCCGGCAAGGAACTGCGGATCGCCAACTACAACACCCCGGCTCAGTTCGTGATTTCCGGCGAGGCCGAAGCCTTGGACGCGGCCGAGGCGCTGGTCAAGGCCGCCAAGGGTCGGGCCATTCGTCTGGCCGTTTCCGGAGCCTTCCACTCCCCGCTGATTCAGGAAGCCGCCGACGAGTTCGCCGCCTTTCTCGAAACGCTCAGCTGGAAAGCCCCTGCCTTCCCGGTCTTCCACAACGCCACGTCCCTGCCCGAGCCGGACGCTTCGTCCATCAAGGGCGTCATGCAGCGTCAGATGACCTCCTCGGTCCTGTGGGTGCAGACCATGCAGGCCATGTGGGGCGTCGGAGTGCGCGAATTTATCGAAGTCGGCCCCAAGGGCGTGCTGTTCAAGATGCTCAAGGCCAACCTCGGCTCCGAAGAGGAGAAGTGGTCCGGACTGAACATCGGCAACCTCGAACAGGCCGGGGAGCTGTAAGCCCGTGTCCCGCGCCTACGGCATCATCGGCTGGCCGCTGGGCCACACCATGTCTCCAGCCCTGCACAACTGGGGCTTCACCGAGCTGGGCATTGACGCGCAATACTGGGCCTGGCCGCTGGAGACGAAAGACCTGCCGGAATTCATGGAGCGCGTGCGCACAGAGCCCATCCTGGGGCTGTCCGTGACCATCCCGCACAAGCGGACGGTCATGGCCCACCTGGATCGCATATCCGACAGGGCTCGAGCCATCGGCGCGGTGAACACCGTGTATTGGGACGGCGACGTCCTGTGCGGCGAGAACACCGACGTCATCGGCGTGGTCGCCCCCCTGCGCTCCCTGGACTCCATGCCCGACTCGGCCATCGTGCTCGGGGCGGGCGGCGCGGCGCGCGCAGCCGTGGCCGGGTTCCTGGAACTCGGCATCCCGCGCGTGGCCGTATCCAATCGCACCCTGTCCAAGGCCGAGACCCTGGCCGCCGAATTCGAGGTCGAATGCGTCCCGTGGGACAAACGCATGGACGGTGACTGGGAGTTGGTTTGCAACACCACGCCACTGGGCATGTCGGGCGATTTGCAAGGGGTAAGCCCTTGGGACGAGGACCGCTTTGCCCGGGGTGCTGTGGCCTATGATATCGTGTACAACCCGCTTGAAACCCGCTTCCTGGCCGAGGCCGGGGCCGCCGGGTGCCGCACCGTCTCGGGACTCGAGATGTTCCTGCACCAGGGGCTGGCCCAGTTCAGGCTGTGGACCGGGCAGAATATGGACGAGGCCGGGGCGCGGCGACTGCTCCTCTCGGCCCTCGGATCATAGACAACTCATACAAGGACGATTCCCATGAAATGCTTCCGTCTCTGGTTTGCGCCGCTGCTTTTGGCCTGCTCCCTGATCCTGGTTCTCTCGGTCCGTCCGGCCCAGGCCGGCCCCAACCCGGTGGTCGTCATGGAGACCTCCATGGGACGGATCATGATCATGCTGTCGCCCAAGGAAGCGCCCCTGACCGTGGCCAACTTCCTCAAGTACGTGAACGCAGGCTTCTACGACAACACCATCTTCCACAGGGTGATCAACAAGAACAAGGGCGACCAGTCCGTGGCCATCGTCCAGGGCGGGGGCTACACCTTCCCGATCAATCTCAAGCGCACGCTGTATCCGCCCATCCACAACGAGGCGGCCTCCGCCATGTTGAACCTCAAGGGGACCATCGCCATGGCCCGGGCCAGCGCCCCTGATTCGGCCACCAGCCAGTTCTTTTTCAACGTCATCGACAACCCGAACTTCGATTACCACCAGAGCTCGTCCATGACCGGTGCCGGCTCCTATTCGCAGCAGACATCCGTCGGTTACTGCGCCTTCGGCAAGGTCATCCGCGGCATGGAAGTGGTCGAAAAGATCAGCCAGGTCAAAACCGCCCGGGCAGGTCTGATGGAAGATGTTCCGGTCAATCCGGTTTTCATCAAGAAGGCCTATGTGGCCCAATAGGATGAGGATTTCCTAGAAGCTGCAGAAGTCGTCGGAGCACTCGAGGAACAGATCCCACAGGGACTGCAGCTCGATCACCACTTCGACCGAGACGTGGTCCAGAACCTCGGACGTGATGCCCAGCCGCTCGACCACCTCGGACGAGACCTCGTAGTTGAGACCGTCCGCGCCGAGCCCCACGCCGATCATCTTGGCCAGCACGTTGCCCACGTGGACCAGGTCCAGGACCACGTCCTGTCCCTCATATTCGTCCGGGCGCAGGTGGTTGCAGACCACCCTGGTCAGGGCGTCGGGCAACCCCCAGTTGTGGAGCATGATCCCGCCGAGCTCGGCATGGTTGGTGCCGAGCATGCGCTCCTCGGCCCGATCGAACGCCATCCCCTCGTCAAAGACCATATGCAGGATCTCGCGCAGATCCACCTGAACGTACGCTCCGAGCAAAAGCTTGCCGATGCCCGACAGCAGCCCGGCCGTGAAGACGTAATCGGGCACGTCGAGATTCAGCGCGGTGGCGAGCTCCCTGCTCGCGATGGCCACGGTGGTGGAATGCTGCAGGAACTGACTCGGGGCCTGGTCATAGCCGGCGATGATGTTGACGTAGTAGGGGGCCACGCCGGTGGAGATGAAGAAGCGCAGGACCTCCGGGGAATCGAGCACGTCGAGAGCGGCACGCGCGGTGAGTACGGGCCGGTCCGAGGCCAGGTCCGAGGCGTTGACCACCTTGAGCAGATTGGCGGTCAGGCCAGGGTCGTGTTCGATGATCCGGGCCAGACGTGCGGGTTCGGTTTCCAAGCCGTCAAGCAAGGCCCCGGCCTTACGTATGCAGGTCGGCATGGCTACGACTTTTTGGCAAGCCAGCAGGATTTCGTCTCGTCGGCTCATAGGTCGCTCTCTTTCCCCAATGACCTTACTACCACACGACCGGTGTCCAGGTACAGAAAGAGTGTTCTGGGAATCGTACCTCCCACATCCCGGGCCGACAGCAGCCTTCCGTTGTGATCCAGCAACTTCATCAGCGCGTCGAAATTTCGCACGCCCGTGTCGAAAATGCGGTCCTTGCGCATGTTTGCACCGCCAGCGGCCTTGAAGATCAGACGGTTCTTGTCCGCTCCGAGATCCGCCAGCTTCCGCACGGTCATGGCCACCCCGGTGTTCACGAACATGAACGGGTTGGCGCGCGCCTTTTCCTTGGCAGCCGCAGCGGTGGGCAGCAGACAGTGGACCATGGCCCCGATCTGCGCTTTCGGGTCATAGATCGTCACACCGAGGCAGGACCCGAGAGAGTAGGTGACGATAACGTCTCCGGGATTGGTGGACAGCTTCATGTCCGATATGCCGACGACAAGCGTGTTATTCATTTCGGCCCTCATATATCGACGCGGACTTAGAGTAAAGGATATCTGGCATCCTTGCACTCCGGCCGGCTTTCACGGATAGTGTCCCCATGCAACACCGAGAATCCCTGGCCGTGCTGGCCGATATCCATGGCAACTCGGCCGCGCTCAAGGCCGTGCTCGCCGATGCGCGGGCGCGCGGCCTGACCCGCTTCGTCAACCTCGGCGATACCTTCTACGGCCCGCTGGACCCCGCCGGGACCTGGGCCGTGTTGCAAAGCCAGCCCATGGCTGGCGTGCTCGGCAACCAGGACCGCATCCTTCTGGACGACGCGCCCCCTTCCGCCGTGGCGGCCGTGCGCGACGCCCTTGGGTCAGCCCCCCTGACCTGGCTGGCCGAACTGCCCAAGACCCTGCGACTGGAACCGGACGTGTTGCTCTGCCACGGCACGCCCAGGGACGACGCCACCTATCTGCTCGAAGATGTGACCACCGGACTGCCCGCCCCGCGCAAACCCGAGGCGATCCTGGCCGACCTTCTTCCCGAGGCCCAGGGGTGCTCCCTGGTCCTTGCCGGGCACAGCCACCATGCCGGACTGGCCGTTGCGGACGGCATCACCGTGGTCAATCCGGGGAGTGTCGGCCTGCCTGCATACGATGACGACGAACCGCCCCACGTCATGGCCAGCGGATCGCCTCGCGCCGCTTACGCCGTGGTCTCGCGAACGGCCGACGGGTGGGACGCGGAGTTTGTGGAAGTGGATTACGACTGGGAGGCGGCGGCCCGTCTCGCCCGTGAAAACGGCCGCCAAGACTGGGCGCGCTGGCTGTCCACAGGCATGGCCTGATATGGCCGCAGCCCCCTTTCAGGAACCTTTATCCTTTTTTTCTGGACTTTTTTTAGAATCTTCTGAAAAATACGGGCTTAATGACCTGCCGGACATGCGCCTGCGGGAAGGCGATGCCGGGTGAACCAGACCCAAGCCCCGGTCCTGAATGCCATGAAGCAGCTTTACGCCGCGAACATACGTCTACTTTCCGTCCTGGCCCTTTGCGCCATGGCGACTCTTATCCTGTGCGCTTCCCCGGCCCACGCGGCCTCGGCCCAATCCTACTTCACCGTCGGGCACTCCGAATTCCACGCCCTGGTCAAGGATTCGCGCAAGGCCAAATACCGCTCCAATTGGCAGAAGGTGGAGGAAACCTTCACCCGCTGCCTCAAGGCTTCTCCCAACGGCCCCTACGCCCCCAAGGCCCTGTACTACATCGGCAGGGTCAACGAGGAGCTGGGCGCCCGCTCCGGGCTCAAGTCCGATTTCCGCAGGGCCGTGGACTATTACGGCCGGGTACTGGCCCGGTATCCGCGCCACGGCTGGGCCGATGACTGCCTGTACCGCAGGGCCGACATCTACTCCAGACGGCTCAACGAAACCAGCAATGCCCGAAAGGACCTGGCGGCCATCATCGTCGACTACCCCCGCTCGGACATGCGGGCCAAGGCCGACGTCGCCCTGAAGCGGCTGGGCAAATACGAGGCCTCCATCAAGGCCGCGTCGGGCGGTTCCGCCCCGGACGAGGCAAAGCCCGCCCCGGTCCGCCAGCAGGCCGTGACCGCCAAGCTCAAGGACCCCTCGGGCATGGCCCATCTCGACACGGTCCGCTTCACCTCCAGCGATGAATACACCCGCGTGGTTCTGGAGCTCGATGCCCAGGTC is a genomic window of uncultured Pseudodesulfovibrio sp. containing:
- a CDS encoding chemotaxis protein CheD; the protein is MNNTLVVGISDMKLSTNPGDVIVTYSLGSCLGVTIYDPKAQIGAMVHCLLPTAAAAKEKARANPFMFVNTGVAMTVRKLADLGADKNRLIFKAAGGANMRKDRIFDTGVRNFDALMKLLDHNGRLLSARDVGGTIPRTLFLYLDTGRVVVRSLGKESDL
- a CDS encoding ACP S-malonyltransferase encodes the protein MTKTGILFPGQGSQEKGMGRDVAEADSAALDLWKLAERESGLALREIYWDGEPADMADTRALQPALTVVNLTLWLAVKDKLAPAATAGHSLGEFASLGAAGVLGVEDCIRAVTLRGRLMADCGGEGHGMAAVVKLAQDQVEEIVAQAVKESGKELRIANYNTPAQFVISGEAEALDAAEALVKAAKGRAIRLAVSGAFHSPLIQEAADEFAAFLETLSWKAPAFPVFHNATSLPEPDASSIKGVMQRQMTSSVLWVQTMQAMWGVGVREFIEVGPKGVLFKMLKANLGSEEEKWSGLNIGNLEQAGEL
- a CDS encoding metallophosphoesterase family protein yields the protein MQHRESLAVLADIHGNSAALKAVLADARARGLTRFVNLGDTFYGPLDPAGTWAVLQSQPMAGVLGNQDRILLDDAPPSAVAAVRDALGSAPLTWLAELPKTLRLEPDVLLCHGTPRDDATYLLEDVTTGLPAPRKPEAILADLLPEAQGCSLVLAGHSHHAGLAVADGITVVNPGSVGLPAYDDDEPPHVMASGSPRAAYAVVSRTADGWDAEFVEVDYDWEAAARLARENGRQDWARWLSTGMA
- a CDS encoding peptidylprolyl isomerase → MKCFRLWFAPLLLACSLILVLSVRPAQAGPNPVVVMETSMGRIMIMLSPKEAPLTVANFLKYVNAGFYDNTIFHRVINKNKGDQSVAIVQGGGYTFPINLKRTLYPPIHNEAASAMLNLKGTIAMARASAPDSATSQFFFNVIDNPNFDYHQSSSMTGAGSYSQQTSVGYCAFGKVIRGMEVVEKISQVKTARAGLMEDVPVNPVFIKKAYVAQ
- a CDS encoding HDOD domain-containing protein; amino-acid sequence: MSRRDEILLACQKVVAMPTCIRKAGALLDGLETEPARLARIIEHDPGLTANLLKVVNASDLASDRPVLTARAALDVLDSPEVLRFFISTGVAPYYVNIIAGYDQAPSQFLQHSTTVAIASRELATALNLDVPDYVFTAGLLSGIGKLLLGAYVQVDLREILHMVFDEGMAFDRAEERMLGTNHAELGGIMLHNWGLPDALTRVVCNHLRPDEYEGQDVVLDLVHVGNVLAKMIGVGLGADGLNYEVSSEVVERLGITSEVLDHVSVEVVIELQSLWDLFLECSDDFCSF
- a CDS encoding acetyltransferase yields the protein MKILIIGGGGHARVVADILRAMDGMEPLGFITSDLDPGEVGPMGLPVLGSDAAVGSIPHDGLVVAVGDNRIRERLFTDFAAQGETLVNAIHPSAVIAPDVVMGRGCMVCAGAIVNTGTVIGDNVILNTGSVTDHDCQIQDHVHVAPGAKLAGGVRIGSGVLVGLGAAVLPGVVMGDRAVAGAGAVVLGDVVPGLTVVGVPARPKT
- the aroE gene encoding shikimate dehydrogenase is translated as MSRAYGIIGWPLGHTMSPALHNWGFTELGIDAQYWAWPLETKDLPEFMERVRTEPILGLSVTIPHKRTVMAHLDRISDRARAIGAVNTVYWDGDVLCGENTDVIGVVAPLRSLDSMPDSAIVLGAGGAARAAVAGFLELGIPRVAVSNRTLSKAETLAAEFEVECVPWDKRMDGDWELVCNTTPLGMSGDLQGVSPWDEDRFARGAVAYDIVYNPLETRFLAEAGAAGCRTVSGLEMFLHQGLAQFRLWTGQNMDEAGARRLLLSALGS